Proteins encoded within one genomic window of Streptomyces kaniharaensis:
- a CDS encoding ATP-binding protein: protein MKLPRWPRRVFAQLLLSQTVVTVGVTAVTAGLFLAPVSSELDHDAMQRALSIAQATATDEVIARAAETRDSATAQRNAEQIRLATGASFVVVTDLDGIRLSHTDPGRIGHRVSTDPEPALSGRSVTAIQEGTLGRTARGKVPLRVADGRIVGEVSVGISDDSIRRRLLKMLTGILLCAGAGLAAGTVATLALARRLKRRTHNIALADISALLVEREAMLHGIREGMVALDERGRIRLANDEAVRLLSLPEGCTGRPIDAVLPPGRLADVLTGRITGADLPAVRDDRVLVVNRMTTAEGGAVVTLRDRTELESLVRELDTTRSLTEALRAQDHEHANRMHTLLGLLELGRHEQAVAFISEQSGSHAAVAARIAEQVQDPHVAALLAGKSAVAGERGVRLLLAPAAHLPDAVVDARALVTVLGNLIDNAVDAVAPGGGGRVEVTLAAAGSTLLVEVADSGPGVPEELREQVFEEGWTSKDAPAHRPRGLGLAMVRRLVERTGGRIVLDAGPLGGARFTVELPEALLTQRLVEA from the coding sequence ATGAAGCTGCCCCGCTGGCCCCGCCGGGTCTTCGCGCAGCTGCTGCTGAGCCAGACCGTCGTCACCGTCGGTGTCACCGCGGTGACCGCCGGGCTGTTCCTGGCTCCGGTCAGCAGCGAGCTGGACCACGACGCGATGCAGCGCGCGCTGTCGATCGCCCAGGCCACCGCCACCGACGAGGTGATCGCCCGGGCTGCCGAGACCCGCGACTCGGCGACCGCGCAGCGCAACGCCGAGCAGATCCGGCTGGCCACCGGCGCCAGCTTCGTCGTGGTCACCGACCTGGACGGGATCCGGCTCTCGCACACCGATCCGGGCCGGATCGGCCACCGAGTCAGCACCGACCCGGAGCCCGCGCTCAGCGGGCGCAGCGTGACCGCGATCCAGGAGGGCACGCTGGGGCGCACCGCACGCGGCAAGGTGCCGCTGCGGGTCGCGGACGGCCGGATCGTCGGCGAGGTGTCGGTGGGCATCAGCGACGACTCGATCCGCCGCCGCCTGCTGAAGATGCTGACCGGGATCCTGCTGTGCGCGGGCGCCGGCCTGGCCGCGGGGACGGTCGCCACGCTCGCCCTGGCCCGACGGTTGAAGCGCCGCACGCACAACATCGCGCTGGCCGACATCTCGGCGCTGCTCGTGGAGCGGGAGGCGATGCTGCACGGCATCCGCGAGGGCATGGTGGCGCTGGACGAACGCGGCCGGATCCGGCTGGCGAACGACGAGGCGGTCAGGCTGCTGAGCCTGCCCGAGGGCTGCACCGGCCGTCCGATCGACGCGGTGCTGCCGCCGGGGCGGCTCGCGGACGTACTGACCGGGCGGATCACCGGAGCCGACCTGCCGGCCGTCCGCGACGACCGGGTGCTGGTGGTGAACCGCATGACCACGGCCGAGGGCGGCGCGGTCGTGACGCTGCGCGACCGCACCGAACTGGAGTCGCTGGTGCGGGAGCTCGACACCACCCGCAGCCTGACCGAGGCGCTGCGGGCGCAGGACCACGAGCATGCCAACCGGATGCACACGCTGCTGGGCCTGCTGGAGCTGGGCCGGCACGAGCAGGCAGTGGCGTTCATCTCGGAGCAGTCCGGTTCGCACGCGGCGGTCGCGGCGCGGATCGCCGAGCAGGTACAGGACCCGCACGTGGCGGCGCTGCTGGCGGGCAAGTCGGCGGTGGCGGGCGAGCGCGGGGTGCGCCTGCTGCTGGCCCCGGCGGCACACCTGCCGGATGCGGTGGTGGACGCGCGGGCACTGGTGACGGTGCTCGGCAATCTGATCGACAACGCGGTGGACGCGGTGGCGCCGGGCGGGGGCGGCCGGGTGGAGGTGACGCTGGCGGCGGCCGGCTCCACGCTGCTGGTGGAGGTCGCGGACAGCGGCCCGGGCGTGCCGGAGGAGCTGCGCGAGCAGGTCTTCGAGGAGGGGTGGACCAGCAAGGACGCGCCCGCGCACCGGCCGCGCGGGCTCGGGCTGGCGATGGTGCGGCGGCTGGTCGAGCGCACCGGCGGCCGGATCGTGCTCGACGCGGGGCCGC
- a CDS encoding ABC transporter ATP-binding protein, producing MSTTPAIELTGATKRFRTPSGALHTAVRDLHLSVAQGEFVAVVGPTGCGKSTTLTLVSGLEEPTEGEVRVYGEPVRGISPKVGFVFQQDAVFPWRTVLSNVMAGPRFRGVPAAEARQRARDWLGRVGLGAFEDRYPHQLSGGMRKRVALAQTFVNDPDILLMDEPFSALDVQTRALMSDQLMELWAGTGSSVVFVTHDLDEAIALADRVVVMTAGPATVKEIFTVDLPRPRTVEAVRLEPRFVELYREIWTSLGEEVRITRERGAGRAA from the coding sequence ATGAGCACCACGCCGGCGATCGAGCTGACCGGCGCCACCAAACGGTTCCGCACCCCGTCCGGGGCCCTGCACACCGCCGTCCGCGATCTCCATCTGAGCGTGGCCCAGGGCGAGTTCGTCGCCGTCGTCGGACCGACCGGCTGTGGCAAGTCCACCACGCTGACCCTGGTCAGCGGCCTGGAGGAGCCTACCGAGGGCGAGGTCCGGGTGTACGGCGAGCCGGTCCGCGGGATCAGCCCCAAGGTCGGCTTCGTCTTCCAGCAGGATGCCGTCTTCCCCTGGCGCACCGTCCTGTCCAACGTCATGGCCGGCCCCCGCTTCCGCGGAGTGCCCGCCGCCGAGGCCAGGCAGCGCGCCCGGGACTGGCTGGGCCGGGTCGGCCTCGGCGCCTTCGAGGACCGCTACCCGCACCAGCTGTCCGGCGGTATGCGCAAGCGCGTCGCGCTCGCCCAGACCTTCGTCAACGACCCGGACATCCTGCTGATGGACGAGCCGTTCTCGGCACTGGACGTGCAGACCCGCGCACTGATGTCCGACCAGCTGATGGAGCTGTGGGCCGGCACGGGCTCGTCGGTCGTCTTCGTCACCCACGACCTCGACGAGGCCATCGCGCTCGCCGACCGGGTCGTCGTCATGACCGCCGGACCGGCCACCGTCAAGGAGATCTTCACCGTCGACCTGCCGCGACCGCGCACCGTGGAGGCCGTCCGGCTGGAGCCGAGGTTCGTCGAGCTGTACCGCGAGATCTGGACCTCGCTCGGCGAAGAGGTCCGCATCACCAGGGAGAGAGGAGCGGGTCGTGCCGCCTGA
- a CDS encoding ABC transporter permease, whose product MPPETAPAVAGKPPAAAPATRTEARERAARNRKLGVLGARIAVLLGFLGLWEVCARTGVVDPFNFSQPSRIWDQIWQWVTHGTAQGSLGEQIGYTLYEALTGWVIGVTGGVLLGIALGRIRFLADVFGPYIKVLNAIPRIVLAPIFLIWFGLGPASKVASAVVLVFFPVFFNAFQGAREVDRNLVANARILGADNRKVTLQVVIPAATTWIFTSLHVSFGFALIGAIVGEYIGATKGLGLLVAAAQGTFNAAGVYAAMTILAVVALLTEGLLTFAEKKLFRWKPADAGDGR is encoded by the coding sequence GTGCCGCCTGAGACCGCGCCGGCCGTCGCCGGCAAGCCCCCGGCGGCCGCCCCCGCCACCCGTACCGAGGCCCGCGAACGGGCCGCCCGCAACCGGAAGTTGGGCGTCCTCGGCGCCCGGATCGCGGTCCTGCTCGGCTTCCTCGGGCTCTGGGAGGTCTGCGCCCGCACCGGCGTCGTCGACCCGTTCAACTTCTCGCAGCCGTCGAGGATCTGGGACCAGATCTGGCAGTGGGTCACCCACGGCACCGCGCAGGGCTCGCTCGGCGAGCAGATTGGCTACACCCTCTACGAGGCCCTCACCGGCTGGGTGATCGGCGTCACCGGTGGTGTCCTGCTCGGCATCGCGCTGGGCCGGATCCGGTTCCTGGCCGACGTGTTCGGGCCCTACATCAAGGTGCTCAACGCCATTCCGCGCATCGTCCTCGCCCCGATCTTCCTGATCTGGTTCGGCCTCGGCCCGGCCTCCAAGGTCGCCTCCGCCGTCGTGCTGGTGTTCTTCCCGGTGTTCTTCAACGCCTTCCAGGGTGCCCGCGAGGTGGACCGCAACCTCGTCGCCAATGCCCGCATCCTCGGCGCGGACAACCGCAAGGTCACCCTCCAGGTGGTCATCCCCGCCGCCACCACTTGGATCTTCACCAGCCTGCACGTCAGCTTCGGCTTCGCGCTGATCGGCGCCATCGTCGGCGAGTACATCGGCGCCACCAAGGGCCTCGGCCTGCTCGTCGCCGCCGCCCAGGGCACCTTCAACGCGGCCGGCGTGTACGCCGCCATGACCATCCTCGCCGTCGTCGCGCTGCTCACCGAGGGGCTGCTGACCTTCGCCGAGAAGAAGCTGTTCCGCTGGAAGCCCGCCGACGCGGGCGACGGCCGCTGA
- a CDS encoding ABC transporter substrate-binding protein: MRRSAAAALAAVLLLPLSACANDAAQSTHGAVAPAGRQVDGPKVKIMVGGLDKVIYLPAMLTQQLGFFAEAGVNVELMSEPAGVNATTALLAGDVQGAVGFYDHTIDLQAKGKNVQSVVQFSQAPGEVEIVSTKQADAVRSGADFKGRKLGVTSLGSSTDFLTKYLAVKNGTAVSEFSPIAVGAGQTFVAALQQGSIDAGMTTDPTVANVLDKGLGKILYDMRTPEGSRQALGGLYPSSSLYMNTDWVEKNKDTTQKLANAFVKTLKWMSTHSPEEIAAKMPADYAQGGAGQYAAAIKATLPMFTTDGVMPADGPKTVLAVLAAFHPDVKGKEGTIDLSRTYTTEFVGKAAG; encoded by the coding sequence ATGCGCAGATCCGCCGCAGCCGCCCTCGCCGCCGTCCTGCTCCTCCCGCTCTCCGCCTGTGCCAACGACGCCGCCCAGTCCACCCACGGCGCCGTCGCCCCGGCCGGCCGGCAGGTCGACGGGCCCAAGGTCAAGATCATGGTCGGCGGCCTGGACAAGGTCATCTACCTGCCCGCGATGCTCACCCAGCAGCTCGGTTTCTTCGCCGAGGCCGGCGTCAACGTCGAGCTGATGAGCGAGCCCGCCGGCGTCAACGCGACCACCGCGCTGCTCGCCGGGGACGTCCAGGGCGCCGTCGGCTTCTACGACCACACCATCGACCTCCAGGCCAAGGGCAAGAACGTCCAGTCCGTGGTGCAGTTCTCGCAGGCCCCCGGCGAGGTCGAGATCGTCTCCACCAAGCAGGCCGACGCCGTCAGGTCCGGCGCCGACTTCAAGGGAAGGAAGCTCGGCGTCACCAGCCTCGGCTCCTCGACCGACTTCCTCACCAAGTACCTCGCCGTCAAGAACGGCACCGCCGTCAGCGAGTTCAGCCCGATCGCGGTCGGCGCCGGCCAGACCTTCGTCGCCGCGCTCCAGCAGGGCAGCATCGACGCCGGGATGACCACCGACCCGACCGTCGCCAACGTCCTCGACAAGGGCCTCGGCAAGATCCTCTACGACATGCGCACCCCCGAGGGCTCGCGCCAGGCGCTCGGCGGGCTCTACCCCTCGTCCTCGCTCTACATGAACACCGACTGGGTGGAGAAGAACAAGGACACCACCCAGAAGCTCGCCAACGCCTTCGTGAAGACCCTCAAGTGGATGTCCACGCACAGCCCCGAGGAGATCGCCGCGAAGATGCCCGCCGACTACGCGCAGGGCGGCGCCGGGCAGTACGCGGCCGCGATCAAGGCGACCCTGCCGATGTTCACCACCGACGGCGTGATGCCCGCCGACGGCCCGAAGACCGTCCTCGCGGTGCTCGCCGCCTTCCACCCGGACGTCAAGGGCAAGGAGGGCACGATCGACCTCTCCCGCACCTACACCACCGAGTTCGTCGGCAAGGCCGCCGGCTGA
- a CDS encoding sucrase ferredoxin, whose translation MSTCTTLSRELSEPLAATAAVATTWLLVEQNGPWGAKAVGESHLDPAVGRALEAAAAGTGVRVALIRRPGRHADCPPTARHEVIVAHAVPGRGWVRRAEVADPAELLGLDFAALGVGDHGGFGAEHVGGPVALVCTNGRRDRCCALLGRPLAAELAAAGHSEVWEVTHLGGHRFSPTMLVLPYGYAYGRLTPETAKEVLAATAAGHMVPEWSRGCSGWERPGQAAEHAVRLAIGETRVGALTLTLRPDGEGRWLVSVLHEDGRAWEVDVIEGASEPPRPESCGKAAGRPSRMDVLSVRGV comes from the coding sequence GTGAGCACCTGTACGACGTTGTCGCGTGAACTGTCGGAGCCGTTGGCCGCCACCGCGGCCGTGGCCACCACGTGGCTGCTGGTGGAGCAGAACGGGCCGTGGGGCGCGAAGGCGGTCGGCGAGAGTCATCTGGACCCGGCGGTGGGGCGGGCGCTGGAGGCGGCCGCGGCGGGGACGGGTGTGCGGGTGGCACTGATCCGGCGGCCGGGGCGGCACGCGGACTGCCCGCCGACGGCACGGCACGAGGTGATCGTGGCGCACGCGGTGCCGGGTCGCGGCTGGGTGCGCCGGGCGGAGGTGGCTGATCCGGCGGAGCTGCTGGGGCTGGACTTCGCGGCGCTGGGCGTCGGTGACCACGGCGGCTTCGGGGCGGAGCACGTCGGCGGCCCGGTGGCGCTGGTGTGCACGAACGGGCGGCGGGACCGCTGCTGTGCGCTGCTGGGCCGTCCACTGGCGGCGGAGCTGGCGGCGGCCGGGCACAGCGAGGTGTGGGAGGTGACGCACCTGGGCGGGCACCGCTTCTCCCCCACGATGCTGGTGCTGCCGTACGGCTACGCGTACGGGCGGTTGACGCCGGAGACGGCCAAGGAGGTGCTGGCGGCGACGGCGGCCGGGCACATGGTGCCGGAGTGGTCGCGGGGCTGCTCGGGCTGGGAGCGTCCGGGTCAGGCGGCCGAGCACGCGGTGCGGCTGGCCATCGGGGAGACCAGGGTGGGCGCGCTGACGCTGACGCTGCGGCCGGACGGCGAGGGCCGTTGGCTGGTCTCGGTGCTGCACGAGGACGGCAGAGCCTGGGAGGTCGACGTGATCGAGGGCGCGAGCGAGCCGCCGCGTCCGGAGAGCTGCGGGAAGGCGGCGGGCAGGCCGTCGCGGATGGACGTGCTGTCCGTCCGGGGGGTCTGA
- a CDS encoding DNA gyrase/topoisomerase IV subunit A: MARRSSQTPPPGDFEERILDVDVVDEMQGSFLEYAYSVIYSRALPDARDGLKPVHRRILYQANEMGLRPERAHVKCARLVGDVMGRLHPHGDASIYDSVVRMAQPFSMRLPLIDGHGNFGSLGNDDPPAAMRYTESRLTAASMALVESIHEDTVDFGPNYDGSEQEPLALPAAFPNLLVNGATGIAVGMATNMPPHNLSEVVAAARHLIKHPNADLDTLMRFVPGPDLPTGGRIVGLSGIRDAYESGRGTFKIRATTTIEAVTARRKGIVVTELPYNVGPEKVISKIKDLVNAKKLQGIADVKDLTDREHGLRLVIEVKNGFVPEALLEQLYKLTPMEETFGINNVALVDGQPLTLGLKELLEVYVDHRFSVVRRRSDFRRRKRQERLHLVEGLLVALLDIDEVIAIIRSSDNAGQAKERLMERFSLSETQTAYILDTPLRRLTRFDRVELEQEQAKLTAEIAELTEILESDTRLRSVVSSELGAVAKQFGTERRTVLLEAGAVPSAALSVPLEVADDPCRVLLSSTGLLARTADGEPFEVSERRSKHDVIVSAVPATARADVGVVTSAGRVLRLPVIDLPALPPTPSPTLAGGAAVGEFLRLEAGERVLALTTLDESSPGLALGTVQGVVKRVVPEWPANKDEFEVIALKEGDELVGAVELRTGEEDLVFVTSDAQLLRYPAGQVRPQGRPAGGMAGIKLSDGARVLSFTAVDPAVDAVVVTVAGASGTLTGAEQTTWKVTPFEQYPRKGRATGGVRCQRFLRGEDALTFAWAGAAPALAATAKGAPVDLPERDPRRDGSGSPVTTPIAVVAGPA, from the coding sequence ATGGCCCGCCGCAGTTCGCAGACCCCGCCGCCCGGAGACTTCGAGGAGCGGATCCTCGACGTCGACGTCGTGGACGAGATGCAGGGCTCCTTCCTGGAGTACGCCTACTCGGTGATCTACTCGCGTGCGTTGCCGGACGCGCGGGACGGTCTGAAGCCGGTGCACCGCCGGATCCTCTACCAGGCCAACGAGATGGGCCTGCGGCCGGAGCGCGCGCATGTGAAGTGCGCCCGTCTGGTGGGCGACGTGATGGGTCGACTGCACCCGCACGGGGACGCGTCGATCTACGACTCGGTCGTCCGGATGGCGCAGCCGTTCTCGATGCGGTTGCCGCTGATCGACGGGCACGGGAACTTCGGTTCGCTGGGCAACGACGACCCGCCGGCGGCGATGCGTTATACGGAGTCGCGGCTGACGGCGGCGTCGATGGCGCTGGTGGAGTCGATCCACGAGGACACCGTCGACTTCGGGCCGAACTACGACGGCAGTGAGCAGGAGCCGCTGGCGCTGCCAGCCGCGTTCCCGAACCTGCTGGTGAACGGCGCGACGGGCATCGCGGTGGGCATGGCGACGAACATGCCGCCGCACAACCTGTCCGAGGTGGTGGCGGCGGCCCGGCACCTGATCAAGCACCCGAACGCGGATCTGGACACGCTGATGCGGTTCGTGCCCGGTCCGGACCTGCCGACGGGCGGGCGGATCGTGGGTCTGTCGGGGATCCGGGACGCGTACGAGTCGGGCCGGGGCACGTTCAAGATCCGGGCGACGACGACGATCGAGGCTGTGACGGCGCGCCGCAAGGGCATCGTGGTGACGGAGCTGCCGTACAACGTCGGCCCGGAGAAGGTCATCTCGAAGATCAAGGACCTGGTCAACGCGAAGAAGTTGCAGGGCATCGCGGACGTCAAGGACCTGACCGACCGCGAGCACGGGCTGCGGCTGGTGATCGAGGTGAAGAACGGCTTCGTGCCGGAGGCGCTGCTGGAGCAGCTCTACAAGCTGACGCCGATGGAGGAGACCTTCGGCATCAACAACGTGGCGCTGGTGGACGGCCAGCCGCTGACGCTGGGCCTGAAGGAGCTGCTGGAGGTCTACGTCGACCACCGGTTCTCGGTGGTGCGCAGGCGCAGCGACTTCCGCCGGCGCAAGCGCCAGGAGCGGCTGCACCTGGTCGAGGGCCTGCTGGTGGCGCTGCTCGACATCGACGAGGTCATCGCGATCATCCGGTCGAGCGACAACGCGGGGCAGGCGAAGGAGCGCCTGATGGAGCGCTTCTCGCTGTCGGAGACGCAGACGGCGTACATCCTGGACACGCCGCTGCGGCGGCTGACCCGGTTCGACCGGGTGGAGCTGGAGCAGGAGCAGGCGAAGCTGACCGCGGAGATCGCGGAGCTGACCGAGATCCTGGAGTCGGACACGCGGCTGCGCAGTGTGGTGTCGTCCGAACTGGGCGCGGTGGCGAAGCAGTTCGGGACGGAGCGGCGGACGGTGCTGCTGGAGGCGGGAGCGGTGCCGTCGGCGGCGCTGTCGGTGCCGCTGGAGGTGGCGGACGATCCGTGCCGGGTGCTGCTGTCGTCGACGGGTCTGCTGGCGCGGACGGCGGACGGGGAGCCGTTCGAGGTGTCGGAGCGGCGGTCGAAGCACGACGTGATCGTGTCGGCGGTGCCGGCGACGGCGCGGGCGGACGTGGGTGTGGTGACGTCGGCGGGCCGGGTGCTGCGGCTGCCGGTGATCGATCTGCCGGCGCTGCCGCCGACGCCGTCGCCGACGCTGGCGGGCGGGGCCGCGGTGGGCGAGTTCCTGCGACTGGAGGCGGGTGAGCGGGTGCTGGCGCTGACGACGCTGGACGAGTCGTCGCCGGGGCTGGCGCTGGGCACGGTGCAGGGTGTCGTGAAGCGGGTGGTGCCGGAGTGGCCGGCGAACAAGGACGAGTTCGAGGTGATCGCCCTCAAGGAGGGTGACGAGCTGGTGGGCGCGGTGGAACTGCGCACCGGCGAGGAGGACTTGGTCTTCGTCACCTCGGACGCGCAGTTGCTGCGCTACCCGGCGGGCCAGGTGCGTCCGCAGGGCCGCCCGGCGGGTGGCATGGCGGGCATCAAGCTGTCCGACGGCGCCCGGGTGCTGTCGTTCACGGCGGTGGATCCGGCGGTGGACGCCGTGGTGGTGACGGTGGCGGGTGCCTCGGGCACGCTGACGGGCGCGGAGCAGACGACGTGGAAGGTCACGCCGTTCGAGCAGTATCCGCGCAAGGGCCGGGCGACGGGCGGTGTCCGCTGCCAGCGGTTCCTGCGCGGTGAGGACGCTCTGACGTTCGCCTGGGCGGGCGCGGCTCCGGCGCTGGCGGCGACGGCCAAGGGCGCTCCGGTGGACCTGCCGGAGCGGGATCCGCGCCGGGACGGTTCGGGCTCGCCGGTGACGACGCCGATCGCGGTGGTCGCGGGCCCGGCGTAG